The nucleotide sequence TGAGCCCCGCGCCGGTGAGCGTCTCGGCCGTGCGCCCGCCGACGCCCCACAGCGCCGAGACCGGCAGCTCCGCCAGGAACGCGACGGTGTCCTCGGGCTGGACGAGCAGCAGGCCGTCCGGCTTGGAGCGGGTGGAGGCGATCTTGGCGACGGTCTTGTTGGCGCCGATCCCCACGGAGGCGGTCAGTCCCAGCTCGTCCCGCACACGGGCCCGAAGGCCGCGGGCGATGCCCACGGGCGGGCCGAGCCGCCGGACCGCTCCGGCGACGTCGAGGAAGGCCTCGTCCACGCTGATCTGCTCGACACGGTCGGTGATGTCCCAGAACATGGCCATGACCCGGCGGGAGTAGGCGTCGTAGGCGTCCCGGTGGGGCTCGAGCAGGACGGCCCGGGGGCACATCGCCCGGGCCCTTGCCAGGGGCATGCCGGAGCGGACGCCGAACGCCCGGGCCTCGTAGGACGCGGAGAGGACGACGGAGCGGCCGCCCGACCCGGCCACGATGACGGGCCTGCCGCGCAGCCCAGGGGCCGCGAGCAGCTCCACGCCGACGTAGAACATGTCCATGTCGACGTGCAGCACGGCGCACTGCCGCCAGCGCTCCAGCCGGTCCCTCGGCGTCTCGGTCACCGCGTCCTCCTCCCGGGTCCGGCACAGCTTAGCCCTCGGCGCGGACATCCCGGCCGCGGTGCGGGCCCCGGCCCGGGCGGAGCCCCCCGGTCCGCTCACCGGGCCTTCGATAGGCTGGGGCGGACATCGCGGACGGCCGGCAGAGGGCGTCCGCCGCCGCCCCGAGTCCGAGGTCGATCCGCCCATGACGTGCCCGCCCCTCCCGCACCACCCCGACGCCCCCGCCGGCACCGCGCCGCAGGCCCGGCCCCAGGACGCCTTCCGCGCCGAGGACGAGCGGTTCGTGGCGCAGCTGCACGCGGAGCTGGAGGAGTTCTTCGGCCGGCAGCGAGCGGTCCTGGGCGGCATCTCGGCGGACGCCCTCCCGCTGCTGGACGCCGTCGTCGCGCTCTCCGCCGGCGGCAAGCGGCTGCGGGCGCGGCTGTGCTACTGGGGCTGGCGGGCGGCGGGCGGCGACCCGGAGGACCCGGCCGTGGTCCGGGCCGGGGCGGCGCTCGAGCTCTTCCAGTCCGCCGCGCTCATCCACGACGACGTCATCGACCGCTCCGACACCCGCCGCGGCGCCCCCAGCGTGCACCGCCGCTTCGAGTCCGTGCACGCGGACCGGGGCTGGGCCCTGGACGGTCCGGCCTTCGGCGTGGCCGCCGCGATCCTCTCGGGCGACCTGTGCCTGTCCTGGAGCGAGCAGTCGTTCGCCGCGGCCACCACCACGGCGCCCGGCGGCCACCGCGCACGGGCGGTCTTCGACCTCATGCGCTCCGAGGTGATGGCCGGGCAGTACCTCGACGTGCAGGGCGAGGTCGCCGGCGGGGGCCAGGACCGCGACGGCGCGGTGCAGCGGGCCCTGGACGTCATCCGGTACAAGTCGGCGAAGTACTCGGTGGAGCACCCTGTGGTGCTCGGCGCCGCCCTGGCCGGGGCGCCGGAGCCGGTCCTGGAGCGCTGCTCCGCGTTCGCGCTGCCCCTGGGCGAGGCGTTCCAGCTGCGCGACGACGTCCTGGGCGTGTTCGGCGACCCGGCGGCCACGGGCAAGCCCGCCGGCGACGACCTGCGGGAGGGCAAGCGGACGGTGCTCGTCGGCTACGTCCGCACGCTCGGCAGCGAGGCGCAGATCGCGCGGCTCGAGGACGCCCTGGGCCGGCCGGAGCTGACGGAGGAGGACGTCGAGGAGCTCCGCTCGCTCATCACGGCGTGCGGCGCCCTGGGCTCCACGGAGGAGCTCATCGAACGGCTCAGCGGGGAGGCGTTCACCGCGCTGGACCGGCTCGGGGCCGACGCCGTGCCGATGGCCGCGCTGCGCGGCCTCGCGACGGCTGCGGTCCGCCGCTCGTCCTGAGTCCGGCGCGCCGGGCCGGTCCCGCGGTCGGGGCCGGTCCGGCGCGCCGGTCAGGAGCGGGTCACCAGGCCAGGGCCTGCGCCCGGCGGCGGATCTCCGTCTTGCGCCCGTCCCGCAGCGCGTCGACGGGACGGCCCGGCAGGGACTCGTCCTCGGTGAACAGCCACGTGATCGCCTCGACGTCGGTGAAGCCGGAGTCCCGCAGGACCGCCACCGTGCCCTTCAGCGAGTCGACCACGGCGCCGTCCAGCAGGAAGGCGGCCGGCACCCGGCGGATGCTGTCGTGCGGGTTGCGGACGGCGAGGAGCGTCCCGTCGTCGACGAGGCCGTGGACGCGGGTGACCACGAGGCCGAGCTGCTCGGCGACGTCGGGCAGGGGCAACCACTCCTGGACGAGACCGTCCAGGCGGTCGAACTCCTCGGTGCTGATTCCGGATGTGTTCTTCACGCCCCCAGAGTGCCACGTCCGCCGGTGCCCGTGCCACGCGGGCCCGCCACGGTATGCTCGACCCGCGGAGCCGGCTGAGACCTCCGCACCTTCCCCGATCAGCGTCAGAGAGTTACTTCATGCCGTATCCCCCCGACAGCGACACGACCGACCCGAACGACGCACCGCGCTCCACCACCGCCGAGACCACTGCCGAGACCTCCGCCGAGGCCTCCGGGCGGCAGGACGACCGCTCCCCCGGCTGGGCGCGCCGCGCCCGGACGGGGTCGGCGGTCACCGCCGTCGCCGCCCTCGCCGCTCTGGGCGGGGGCACCGTGGCCCACGCCGCCCCCGCCCAGACGGCCCAGGTGGCCTCGGCGCCCCTGCTCGCCGGCCAGAAGACGACGAAGACCCCCGTGCACACCGTGTCCCCCGGGGACTCCCTGTGGGCGGTCGCCCAGCGCCACGGCGTGGCCGTGGACGAGCTCATGCGGTGGAACGACCTCTCCGGCGCGGCGCTGCTGCTGCCCGGGCAGGAGCTGCGCCTCTCCGGCGGGGCGGCCCCGGCGGCCGAGCCTTCGAAGAAGCCGGCCCCGCCCGCGGCGGAGCCGCCCCGGACGGAGCACGTGGTGCGCTCGGGCGACTCGCTGTGGAGCATCTCGCAGGCGCGCGGGGTGTCGGTCCAGTCGCTCCTCGACGGCAACGACCTCACGGTGAACTCGCTGCTGCGCCCGGGCCAGCGGCTGTCGGTCACGGAGCCGGCCCCCGACACCGTGCGGACCGCCCAGGCCCCCGCCCCCGCGCGGGCCGAGCAGCCCCGGCCGGCGCCCGAGCGCGCCGTCGGCGACACCTTCCTGGGCCGCACGTACGAGGACGGGGTGGTGGACTCCGCCAACCGCCACCACGAGCAGCTCGCCGCCCGCCCCGCGCCCTCGCGCGAGGAGATGCGCCGGCTCGTCCACGACACCGCCGTGCGGATGGGCGTGGACCCGGCGCTCGCCCTGGCGCACGCCCACCAGGAGTCGGGCTTCGACCACCGGGCCGTGTCCCCCGCGGACGCCGTGGGCACCATGCAGGTCATCCCGGACGCCGGGGACTGGGCCTCGGGACTCGTGGGCCGGGAGCTCGACCTCCTCGACCCGCAGGACAACGTCACCGCCGGCGTGGCCATCATCCGGCAGCTGGGCCGCGCCGCGCCCAGCACCGACGTGGCCATCGCCGCGTACTACCAGGGCCTGCACGGGGTGAAGAAGTACGGGATGTACGACGACACCAAGCAGTACGTCAAGAGCGTCAAGACCCACCGCAAGCGGTTCGGACCGTGACCTGCGACCCAGCCTGCGCACAGCGCCCCGCCCTAGGCTGATCCCGTGCAGCACGCGCTCCCCGACCACCTGACCGGGACCGTCCTCGAGGGCCGCTACGAGCTGGGTCCGCGGATCGCCCGCGGTGGCACCGCCACCGTGTACCGGGCGGTGGACACCCGCCTGCAGCGCGTCGTGGCGGTCAAGCTCATGCACGCCCACCTGGCCGAGGACCCGGCCGCGGCGGACCGGTTCGTGCGGGAGGCCCGGTCGGCGGCGCGGCTGTCCCATCCCCACGTGGTCTCCGTGCTCGACCAGGGCCACGCCCCGGACGGGGTGCCGTACCTGGTCATGGAGCACGTGGCGGGCTCGACGCTGCGGGACCTCCTGCGCCGGCGCGGCGCCCTGCCCCCGGGCGAGGCGCTCGGGCTGCTGGAACCGGTCCTCGACGGGCTGGCGGCGGCCCACCGCGAGGGCCTGGTGCACCGCGACGTGAAGCCGGAGAACGTGCTGATCTCCGCCGCCGGCCGGGTGACCGTCGCGGACTTCGGTCTCACCCGCGCCGTCGACCAGCACACGGCGACCGGAACGGTGCTGGGCACGGTCGGCTACGCCTCGCCGGAGCTCGTCACGGGGCAGCGGGTCGACACCCGCGCGGACGTGTACTCGGCCGGGATCCTGCTCTTCGAGCTCCTGGCCGGCCGCCGTCCCTTCGAGGGCGGTCCGCTGGCCGTGGCCCGCGCCCACGCGGACGGCGCCGTCCCGGACCTCCGCACCCTCGATCCCGGTCTCCCGGCCGGTGTGGCGCGGCTGGTCGCCCGGGCCACGGCACGGGAGCCGGAGCGGCGTCCGCCCGACGCCGGCAGCTTCCTCGACGAGCTCCGGTCGGTCCGGGCGGGTCTGCGGCCCGCGGAGCTCGACCGCCCCCCGGGACCCGGCGCCGCCCGCGGCACCCCGGCCGTGCCGGCTCCGGACGGCGCGGCCACGGCGGCCCTGGACCCCGCGGTCGGACCCACCGCGGCCCTCGGGGCGGGCGCCCCCACGG is from Kocuria rosea and encodes:
- a CDS encoding polyprenyl synthetase family protein → MTCPPLPHHPDAPAGTAPQARPQDAFRAEDERFVAQLHAELEEFFGRQRAVLGGISADALPLLDAVVALSAGGKRLRARLCYWGWRAAGGDPEDPAVVRAGAALELFQSAALIHDDVIDRSDTRRGAPSVHRRFESVHADRGWALDGPAFGVAAAILSGDLCLSWSEQSFAAATTTAPGGHRARAVFDLMRSEVMAGQYLDVQGEVAGGGQDRDGAVQRALDVIRYKSAKYSVEHPVVLGAALAGAPEPVLERCSAFALPLGEAFQLRDDVLGVFGDPAATGKPAGDDLREGKRTVLVGYVRTLGSEAQIARLEDALGRPELTEEDVEELRSLITACGALGSTEELIERLSGEAFTALDRLGADAVPMAALRGLATAAVRRSS
- a CDS encoding Rv2175c family DNA-binding protein, yielding MKNTSGISTEEFDRLDGLVQEWLPLPDVAEQLGLVVTRVHGLVDDGTLLAVRNPHDSIRRVPAAFLLDGAVVDSLKGTVAVLRDSGFTDVEAITWLFTEDESLPGRPVDALRDGRKTEIRRRAQALAW
- a CDS encoding lytic transglycosylase domain-containing protein yields the protein MPYPPDSDTTDPNDAPRSTTAETTAETSAEASGRQDDRSPGWARRARTGSAVTAVAALAALGGGTVAHAAPAQTAQVASAPLLAGQKTTKTPVHTVSPGDSLWAVAQRHGVAVDELMRWNDLSGAALLLPGQELRLSGGAAPAAEPSKKPAPPAAEPPRTEHVVRSGDSLWSISQARGVSVQSLLDGNDLTVNSLLRPGQRLSVTEPAPDTVRTAQAPAPARAEQPRPAPERAVGDTFLGRTYEDGVVDSANRHHEQLAARPAPSREEMRRLVHDTAVRMGVDPALALAHAHQESGFDHRAVSPADAVGTMQVIPDAGDWASGLVGRELDLLDPQDNVTAGVAIIRQLGRAAPSTDVAIAAYYQGLHGVKKYGMYDDTKQYVKSVKTHRKRFGP
- a CDS encoding protein kinase domain-containing protein; amino-acid sequence: MQHALPDHLTGTVLEGRYELGPRIARGGTATVYRAVDTRLQRVVAVKLMHAHLAEDPAAADRFVREARSAARLSHPHVVSVLDQGHAPDGVPYLVMEHVAGSTLRDLLRRRGALPPGEALGLLEPVLDGLAAAHREGLVHRDVKPENVLISAAGRVTVADFGLTRAVDQHTATGTVLGTVGYASPELVTGQRVDTRADVYSAGILLFELLAGRRPFEGGPLAVARAHADGAVPDLRTLDPGLPAGVARLVARATAREPERRPPDAGSFLDELRSVRAGLRPAELDRPPGPGAARGTPAVPAPDGAATAALDPAVGPTAALGAGAPTEALGRGAPTEALGTSGTTETIGRHAPTEALGRDAPTEAFGPAAGRTGVPGPHAATLGAAGAGAPAVSGRPLLARTSSGSSDPWRPEVELRPTRPLHAAGTLALVALAVAGAAFLGWLLGSGPGGTVSVPDVRGAGPELAEQYLAGAGLGNVAVHETADPVAPAGTVLGTDPEAGATVRSAEQVVLLVSTGPVRTTAPDVTGMSEEDARARLEDAGLAAGTRSPVADAAAAGTVVGQHPEAGEAVAEGSAVDLAVSLGARADSAPGVLGRPVDEAVRLLAEAGFAARVEESLGAPFGYVVAQTTDGAEVVLTVV